One Methanolobus sp. WCC4 DNA segment encodes these proteins:
- the mnhG gene encoding monovalent cation/H(+) antiporter subunit G has translation MSTLSMILELLSNAVLILGLFFVFLAMLGLARLPDVYNRLHTTTKIGTLGAFSVMLSILLKVGLSPMGVKAITVALFILITSPVAAHMISRAAHRHGVGLCKESVIDEYGKACEAACPPPVEDE, from the coding sequence TTGAGCACTCTTTCAATGATCCTTGAGCTGCTGAGCAACGCAGTTCTGATCTTAGGACTTTTCTTCGTGTTCCTTGCCATGCTCGGACTTGCAAGGCTTCCTGATGTTTACAACAGGCTGCATACAACCACGAAGATCGGAACACTTGGTGCATTTAGTGTAATGCTTAGTATCCTGCTCAAAGTTGGCTTGTCCCCTATGGGTGTAAAGGCAATTACTGTAGCTCTTTTCATCCTGATCACATCTCCTGTGGCGGCTCATATGATAAGCCGTGCAGCTCACAGGCATGGTGTCGGTCTCTGTAAGGAGTCCGTCATCGATGAATATGGCAAGGCATGTGAAGCAGCATGTCCGCCGCCGGTTGAGGATGAGTAA
- a CDS encoding cation:proton antiporter: protein MNLLEYSLIFMVISFIPCLYRVIKGPTIPDRVVALDAMTTVIVVMLGIYSYVQESVFFMDVALVLAIISFVGTVTIAKYLDEGVVF, encoded by the coding sequence ATGAACCTGCTTGAATATTCACTTATCTTCATGGTTATATCCTTTATACCCTGTCTGTACAGGGTCATCAAAGGACCGACCATTCCTGACAGGGTCGTAGCCCTGGATGCAATGACAACGGTCATTGTTGTCATGCTCGGTATCTACTCATACGTGCAGGAATCTGTTTTCTTCATGGATGTGGCACTTGTACTTGCTATCATATCCTTTGTGGGAACGGTGACCATTGCAAAGTATCTTGACGAAGGGGTGGTATTTTGA
- a CDS encoding Na+/H+ antiporter subunit E — protein sequence MKRYIAYSAVLGLVWCFVHGTVNVNNFILGVLIAPFIIRPFKVLFPFDQDFSFGNAVKKIPAQIKFLYVLIVEIIKANIMVAKIVLQPKIDIKPGIIAVPIDSKTDLGITAIANTITLTPGTLTIDVSDDRSILYVHAIDATDPEGIARSISEDLEKYTMEAFE from the coding sequence ATGAAGAGATATATTGCCTATTCAGCCGTACTCGGTCTTGTATGGTGCTTCGTTCATGGTACTGTAAATGTGAACAACTTCATACTTGGAGTTCTAATCGCACCATTCATTATCAGGCCATTCAAGGTCCTGTTCCCGTTCGACCAGGATTTCTCCTTCGGTAACGCTGTGAAGAAGATCCCGGCACAGATCAAGTTCCTTTACGTGCTTATAGTGGAGATCATCAAGGCTAACATAATGGTAGCGAAGATCGTGCTTCAGCCGAAGATCGACATAAAGCCTGGTATCATCGCAGTACCGATCGATTCAAAGACCGATCTTGGTATCACAGCCATTGCGAACACTATCACCCTTACACCTGGTACACTGACTATCGATGTATCTGATGACAGGTCCATCCTGTATGTGCATGCAATAGATGCAACCGATCCGGAAGGCATTGCCCGGTCCATAAGTGAGGACCTGGAAAAATACACAATGGAGGCATTCGAATGA
- a CDS encoding NADH-quinone oxidoreductase subunit M — MIALENHLPIILIATPILMASLMVLLRKQPGIQKVLSVSVSFILAILSVLLLLQVWSGGIQAYEVGEWGKYGIILVADLLSSGMVVLTSFVSFLALIYSLDYIEERSLSASYYPLFSLLVAGLNGSFLTGDIFNLFVFFEILLLSSCALVVANEKGGVTKSSDKMEATFKYLVLNMVSSIVMLIAVASLYATTGTLNMADISVKLSAMSAAGTLPWHVFAIALMFVVVFGNKAAIFPLHYWLPDVHPTAPSPISAMLSGVLIKVGAYGMLRVFFLIFIDTLYIFKPVIIYLALATIVVGAISAVAQTDVKRLLAYSSVSQIGYVFLGIGFGSVYGLTAALVYLVNHAIAKSMLFLTSGGIIHHAGTRDMRKMGGMVDSAPFMSLVFLAGAMSIAGLPPTGGFIAKFQLFDAGIGEGYYFAIAIALIFAIFTLFYMFRAMLLMFWGEKRDVAEHGEYSSHGTSPMIALPIVVLALMIFAFGIYAEPLIALAEATANQILDPQPYIDAVMTRVVR, encoded by the coding sequence ATGATCGCACTGGAGAATCACCTGCCTATCATTCTGATAGCAACCCCGATACTCATGGCATCCCTCATGGTGCTTTTGAGGAAACAGCCGGGAATACAGAAGGTATTGAGTGTTTCAGTCTCGTTCATACTTGCAATATTAAGTGTACTTCTGCTTCTTCAGGTCTGGTCAGGAGGTATACAGGCCTATGAGGTAGGAGAATGGGGCAAATACGGTATCATACTGGTTGCCGATCTGCTCAGTTCCGGAATGGTGGTACTGACATCATTCGTGTCATTCCTGGCACTTATCTATTCACTTGACTATATAGAAGAGAGGTCACTGAGCGCATCCTATTATCCGCTCTTCAGTCTGCTTGTGGCAGGACTTAACGGTTCCTTCCTCACAGGTGACATATTCAATCTCTTCGTATTCTTTGAGATCCTTCTGCTCTCATCATGTGCACTTGTAGTTGCCAACGAGAAGGGAGGAGTTACAAAAAGCTCTGACAAGATGGAAGCCACCTTCAAGTATCTTGTACTGAACATGGTAAGTTCCATTGTCATGCTCATCGCAGTAGCTTCCCTTTATGCCACAACAGGTACACTTAACATGGCAGATATCTCTGTGAAGCTCAGCGCAATGAGTGCAGCAGGAACGCTTCCTTGGCACGTGTTCGCTATAGCCCTGATGTTCGTGGTTGTGTTCGGTAACAAGGCCGCGATATTCCCGCTTCACTACTGGCTTCCGGATGTGCACCCAACCGCACCCTCACCCATAAGCGCAATGCTTAGTGGTGTGCTGATAAAGGTCGGAGCATACGGAATGCTCAGGGTGTTCTTCCTGATATTCATTGACACGCTCTATATATTCAAACCTGTGATAATCTATCTTGCACTGGCGACCATCGTTGTAGGAGCGATATCAGCCGTTGCACAGACCGATGTAAAACGTCTGCTTGCATACTCCAGTGTCAGCCAGATAGGATATGTCTTCCTTGGAATTGGCTTTGGCAGTGTATATGGTCTCACAGCGGCACTGGTCTATCTTGTGAACCACGCGATCGCAAAGTCCATGCTTTTCCTTACCTCAGGTGGTATCATACACCATGCAGGTACCAGGGACATGAGAAAGATGGGTGGCATGGTAGATAGTGCACCATTTATGTCATTGGTGTTCCTTGCAGGTGCAATGTCCATTGCAGGACTGCCCCCTACAGGAGGGTTCATTGCCAAGTTCCAGCTCTTTGATGCAGGTATTGGTGAGGGCTACTACTTTGCCATAGCAATCGCACTTATCTTTGCGATCTTCACCCTGTTCTACATGTTCAGGGCAATGCTGCTGATGTTCTGGGGCGAGAAAAGGGATGTTGCAGAGCACGGGGAGTATTCCTCACATGGTACATCTCCGATGATAGCACTTCCGATAGTCGTCCTTGCACTGATGATCTTTGCTTTTGGTATTTACGCAGAACCACTGATCGCCCTTGCAGAAGCAACGGCGAACCAGATACTTGATCCGCAGCCATATATCGATGCTGTGATGACGAGGGTGGTAAGATGA
- a CDS encoding NADH-quinone oxidoreductase subunit K codes for MNSTLLSLTIAILFGIGTFLILRRDIVRVIIGLGIMSHAVNLLIVSTGVFEGKVPIITDDGGHGAAEATGTVFTDTLSQGVLAPVLEAGHHVDFVDPLVQALVLTAIVISLATTAFILILAYRIYEEYGTTDIRELRRLWG; via the coding sequence ATGAACAGTACACTGCTTTCCCTTACAATTGCCATACTCTTCGGTATAGGTACGTTCCTTATCCTTCGTCGTGATATAGTCAGGGTGATCATAGGATTGGGTATAATGTCCCATGCGGTCAACCTGCTGATCGTTTCAACAGGGGTCTTCGAAGGAAAGGTCCCTATCATCACGGATGATGGCGGACACGGAGCTGCCGAGGCGACCGGCACTGTCTTTACAGATACTCTGTCACAGGGCGTCCTTGCACCTGTGCTTGAAGCCGGTCATCATGTGGATTTCGTTGATCCGCTGGTACAGGCTCTTGTACTTACAGCCATTGTTATCAGTCTGGCAACAACCGCATTCATACTGATCCTTGCTTATCGTATCTACGAGGAGTATGGAACAACTGACATCAGGGAACTCAGGAGGCTCTGGGGATGA
- a CDS encoding monovalent cation/H+ antiporter subunit B, which yields MTTLITKTITKICLPLVILFSISLLLAGHNNPGGGFIGGVMFASVIALTYVAYGLDFIKSFFNPDWGNWFGFGLLLASVTAFAAMAFSHNFFRSAVEFVHLPFFGEIELVSAGLFDIGVYFVVIGGLLSIFKNVGDDR from the coding sequence GTGACAACCTTGATAACAAAAACAATAACAAAGATATGTTTGCCTTTGGTCATCCTCTTTTCAATATCCCTCTTACTTGCGGGACACAACAACCCGGGAGGAGGATTCATTGGTGGTGTCATGTTCGCGTCGGTGATAGCACTGACATACGTGGCATATGGTCTGGATTTCATCAAATCGTTCTTCAACCCTGACTGGGGTAATTGGTTCGGTTTTGGTCTGCTGCTGGCCTCAGTAACGGCCTTTGCGGCCATGGCCTTTTCACATAACTTCTTCAGGAGTGCAGTTGAATTCGTCCATCTCCCCTTCTTTGGGGAGATCGAACTGGTATCTGCAGGACTGTTCGATATCGGTGTCTACTTCGTGGTAATTGGTGGATTGCTTTCCATTTTCAAGAATGTAGGTGATGACAGATGA
- the mbhE gene encoding hydrogen gas-evolving membrane-bound hydrogenase subunit E — MPFVLAGILPAVEKLLKDKIGWYASAVAFLSLLLVAQAAPEIIHGETIQGSIEWLPSVGIDFSFYIDGLSVMFGFIVSGIGVIIMSYSNGYMSKKEDLPRYYQQLLFFMGSMLGMVFSANTIQLFIFWELTSVTSFMLIGYWRNRPMSVYGATKSMLITATGGLFMLAGFLVLHAITGTFDIPTIMHSESIKEMLHGHDLFLAALILIFIGAASKSAQGPFYIWLPNAMEAPTPVSAFLHSATMVKAGIYLVARIHPIFSGTDAWFIMVSGIGIFTMLLAGFLAFRQTDIKGILAYSTISQLAYLMTMYGYTTHHHPGIGVAAATFHLLNHATFKACLFLVAGIVAHETATRDITKMGGLRKEMPITFIVATIGALSMAGIPPLNGFLSKEMFYESSVEMGHLLGGPWSILIPALAVLGGVFTFAYSIKLIDGIFLGKRPSKGLPDHIHDPSMIMLAPAIFLAGLIILFGLVPSIPVHYFVGPTVSGILLEEAHLHVKLWHGITPSLIMTIVTFALGILTYTQYGKIADWQDRFNAKFPWISVNYYYDATVENAKNVTAKFSNRMQPGPVKTYVVALLLLVIAMFAIPAALLATSFIPQNLNFDVPLYESLIFLFMVVSALGAALLPRYIPAIISLSGLGYLVALLFIYLQAPDLALTQVLVETLSTIIFLLAIVKIPQKFREHIPASTLVRDLLISVTIASIVFIMLINATQGIVPPFESLSHYFIEKSLPLAGGHNIVNVIIVDFRGYDTLGEISVLCLAAFGVYNLIHSRGDDQ; from the coding sequence TTGCCATTTGTTTTGGCCGGTATATTGCCTGCCGTGGAAAAACTTCTAAAGGATAAAATAGGTTGGTACGCTTCCGCAGTTGCATTCCTGAGTTTATTATTGGTTGCTCAGGCTGCACCGGAGATCATACATGGGGAGACCATTCAGGGATCTATAGAATGGCTTCCTTCAGTGGGAATTGACTTCTCTTTCTATATTGATGGCCTGAGCGTCATGTTCGGTTTCATCGTATCCGGCATTGGTGTTATCATCATGTCATACTCCAACGGGTACATGTCAAAGAAAGAAGATCTTCCACGATACTATCAGCAACTCCTCTTCTTCATGGGTTCAATGCTTGGTATGGTATTCTCTGCCAACACGATCCAGCTGTTCATTTTCTGGGAACTCACCAGTGTTACATCATTCATGCTTATCGGATACTGGCGCAACAGGCCAATGTCGGTGTATGGTGCAACGAAATCTATGCTCATCACGGCAACAGGTGGTCTGTTCATGCTTGCCGGTTTCCTTGTATTACATGCTATTACCGGTACATTTGACATTCCTACTATAATGCATAGCGAATCCATAAAGGAAATGTTACATGGCCATGATCTCTTCCTGGCTGCACTCATTCTTATATTCATAGGGGCTGCTTCTAAATCAGCACAGGGTCCCTTCTACATATGGCTTCCAAACGCTATGGAAGCACCAACACCTGTCAGTGCGTTCCTGCACTCTGCTACTATGGTCAAGGCAGGTATCTATCTCGTTGCAAGGATACACCCGATATTCTCAGGAACCGATGCATGGTTCATCATGGTAAGCGGTATCGGTATATTTACGATGCTCCTTGCAGGTTTCCTTGCTTTCAGGCAGACTGACATAAAAGGAATACTTGCATATTCAACCATCAGTCAGCTTGCATATCTTATGACAATGTACGGTTACACCACTCATCACCATCCGGGTATCGGTGTTGCTGCTGCAACTTTCCATCTTCTTAACCACGCAACCTTCAAGGCATGTCTCTTCCTTGTAGCCGGTATAGTGGCCCATGAGACTGCCACAAGGGATATCACGAAAATGGGTGGTTTGCGGAAGGAGATGCCGATCACCTTCATTGTGGCTACCATCGGAGCTCTCTCCATGGCTGGAATTCCGCCTCTTAACGGATTCTTAAGTAAGGAGATGTTCTACGAGTCATCTGTTGAGATGGGTCACCTTCTTGGCGGACCATGGAGCATACTCATTCCGGCACTTGCAGTGCTTGGTGGTGTGTTCACATTCGCTTATTCGATTAAACTGATAGACGGCATATTCCTTGGTAAGAGACCTTCAAAGGGATTGCCTGATCACATACACGATCCTTCGATGATCATGCTCGCACCTGCGATCTTCCTTGCAGGTCTTATTATACTATTCGGACTTGTACCTTCAATTCCGGTACACTATTTCGTCGGACCTACGGTTTCCGGCATACTGCTCGAAGAGGCCCATCTGCATGTAAAGCTGTGGCATGGGATCACCCCGTCACTTATTATGACAATAGTCACTTTCGCACTGGGTATCCTTACATACACACAATACGGTAAGATAGCAGACTGGCAGGACAGGTTCAATGCAAAGTTCCCATGGATAAGTGTCAATTACTACTATGATGCAACCGTGGAGAACGCAAAGAACGTTACAGCAAAGTTCTCCAACAGGATGCAGCCCGGTCCGGTAAAGACATATGTGGTTGCACTTCTGCTGCTTGTCATTGCAATGTTCGCAATACCTGCAGCACTGCTGGCAACGAGCTTTATCCCGCAGAACCTCAACTTCGACGTACCACTGTACGAAAGCCTCATCTTCCTGTTCATGGTGGTTTCAGCACTTGGAGCTGCACTACTTCCAAGGTACATACCTGCGATAATATCCCTTTCAGGACTTGGCTATCTGGTAGCTCTCCTGTTCATATACCTGCAGGCACCGGACCTTGCTCTGACACAGGTACTTGTGGAGACACTTTCGACAATTATCTTCCTGCTGGCTATAGTGAAGATCCCGCAGAAGTTCAGGGAACATATTCCCGCTTCAACTCTTGTCAGGGACCTTCTGATATCCGTTACAATAGCCTCGATAGTATTCATAATGCTTATCAATGCAACACAGGGAATAGTCCCACCATTCGAGTCCCTTTCACATTACTTCATTGAGAAGAGCCTTCCGCTTGCAGGAGGTCACAACATTGTGAATGTGATCATTGTGGACTTCAGAGGATATGATACACTTGGTGAGATCTCGGTTCTCTGTCTTGCAGCATTTGGTGTCTACAACCTTATTCACAGCAGAGGTGATGATCAGTGA